From Acipenser ruthenus chromosome 2, fAciRut3.2 maternal haplotype, whole genome shotgun sequence, a single genomic window includes:
- the LOC117409271 gene encoding uncharacterized protein C4orf54-like isoform X2 yields MEALQKTLTYRGDHGPYRKLLPDKAIYNSGKQQDESKYVEIDDLLDMKSEGAKTVKVTFSTGEGSQLAIFKCKNGTSTAGNESPDDREMNANEVKPTTSVRAEQFLTADLSGSSESSEISNNDDEFTDCPETPVQKRGIISGTETKTAPKMSKAKPSLDWDRDEVEYTDIFLNRKNEQEGSPSRQQSDDYASNDNEDETHYISTHEIQLCELDDDIDYDFGQGSSWDFEDDNLVYSFVDYASFDSDETVEGTQIEDSDCVNVKSNQTQSNNTVQRASGAAVSTKHESDLCDTDKSASSDESLSKNQNGSENSAGQIHLSIKTTSRAINEPNNVQERENIGYDAKYERDMSRYVLKSTGAKTEKISDRAKCFIAAPGRLHFGSKLKGKKDINEYSSGASSAVSELDDADKEVRNLTARAFRSLACPYFDTINFSTSSDSSASLSEQGLGINKWSTFVDLKYGNLAQRSKQNVVSHKSSTSTFEINKNLAIGNIQPPQSTNKALNGNIADSKRNISSTNEIKVKGEIEQGVITLTETLNFRCNVKAGVPGSERRAKIAEKVAGSRSTDEVTDTLPSELGGEASKQTCKAGEAMEDTHKKAQFATSLLKNVISKKMQFEQERKMERGEISETPFPGLSPGLSCKEFEFPKEKVGGESRDFQRQNSRFSEGSSEFTIVSLNDIKDSVESKPCDLKDSAHKEDVLTITSETNFESSFEAGFDTKKGVSDAAKGMLLRSQNSAFRSWRDGEIEFQKEYKNDDKTLAGNSATSTDKTGLQHQQSSGKSTKMSQLFVPSIQLVSNENKIAKPQQNIKYSTRAVPDMGDGSNVLSPDTLCAADSARSSVTSKSPEIKINLRSVKENKRNPFNIAKLLTPNIGCNAANLIKTADDSKCQALSVALKGESSEKVPHFTVRDIRDNKCKLQTPIHQVRDVRKLVKSSYHFVSLDNNDSKGSASDQNAEQKSMQQGHFRKPGSLSPIVIKCQSVNTNSNVTPSKRRPAEGILEADRVSTPPAEGAKNGTILVHRTGRVALVTASKQHKSESSEAPAGVKIETKSTNQKPEKIIEPTEKKPESKMANQAALEKLRAAVKTMEQLYVFDRNEWKRKTQPQPITDSHVLSLIASEEGPEGNQEQCAIKTTAEEENVTVSPSTVERLVRRNSYPNAEKSSQPAVAGSMFDFLPKKEVKEYLKTFHIPLNREDKDVSRSLPQQSGAFTNKNVSTFTNNQKTSSRGSSINVTNKMPQPYTSSQPPFSTKSIVPKSPKTPMSLKISQAKAASVKMEKHISEAEKTQAHSTFTTDSENYLTIPVKPQTSEAQPTTTSREQNAVYTFAATGAKPQTTSPLSYFNPADSRRQEDSSQSPKRSSVVMETRSPDTPTATIYHHSLPMAMSGAQPQVICFSPSVPPPIDQFQQTQRKMLLDPTTGQYYLVDTPVQPATKRLFDPETGQYVDVPMPQQPMTPVPLALSPGAYGATYMLYPGFLPTTAGLPTRTLQTQLSSHSEADDMDKMNSKEVIHLGKQGDVAYMESPYYVPTGKSAQAPSTSQHITSGGSKAFSDGKPVISIVSQQGPRIIAPPSFDGTTMSFVVEHR; encoded by the coding sequence ATGGAAGCGCTTCAGAAAACTTTGACTTACCGGGGCGACCATGGTCCTTACAGAAAGCTACTTCCAGACAAGGCTATCTATAATTCAGGTAAACAGCAGGACGAATCAAAATACGTGGAGATAGATGATCTTCTTGATATGAAATCGGAAGGCGCAAAAACTGTCAAAGTTACTTTTAGTACTGGCGAAGGCAGCCAGCTGgcaatatttaaatgtaaaaacggCACATCCACTGCTGGAAATGAAAGCCCTGACGACCGAGAAATGAATGCAAATGAAGTTAAACCCACAACGAGCGTCAGAGCAGAACAGTTTCTCACTGCCGATCTCTCTGGCTCTTCTGAATCCTCTGAAATCTCCAACAACGATGATGAATTTACAGACTGCCCTGAAACGCCGGTTCAGAAGCGGGGCATCATCTCTGGAACTGAAACAAAAACTGCACCTAAAATGTCTAAGGCAAAACCCTCACTGGATTGGGACAGAGATGAAGTGGAATACACGGATATCTTTTTGAACAGAAAGAATGAGCAAGAAGGAAGCCCTAGCCGCCAGCAATCGGACGATTACGCATCAAACGACAATGAGGATGAGACCCACTATATTTCAACTCACGAAATACAGCTGTGTGAGTTAGATGATGATATTGATTATGACTTTGGGCAGGGGTCCTCTTGGGATTTTGAGGACGACAACTTGGTCTATTCCTTTGTGGATTATGCCTCTTTTGACAGTGATGAAACTGTGGAAGGGACACAGATAGAGGATAGTGATTGTGTAAATGTGAAAAGCAATCAGACTCAATCTAATAATACAGTTCAGCGCGCTAGCGGAGCAGCAGTCAGCACTAAGCATGAAAGCGATCTATGTGACACGGACAAATCCGCTAGCTCAGATGAAAGCCTGTCAAAGAACCAAAACGGCAGTGAGAATTCTGCAGGCCAGATTCACCTGTCAATCAAAACCACTTCCAGGGCTATAAATGAGCCTAACAACGTCCAAGAAAGGGAAAATATTGGTTATGATGCCAAGTATGAGAGAGACATGAGCCGCTATGTCTTAAAAAGCACTGGTGCTAAAACAGAGAAAATCAGTGATCGTGCGAAATGTTTTATTGCAGCTCCAGGACGTTTGCACTTTGGAAGTAAATTAAAAGGTAAAAAAGATATAAATGAATACTCCAGTGGCGCATCCAGTGCTGTGAGTGAGCTGGATGATGCTGACAAGGAAGTGCGTAATTTAACTGCCAGAGCATTCAGAAGTTTAGCTTGCCCTTATTTTGACACAATTAATTTTAGCACTTCCAGCGACTCTTCAGCATCTTTATCAGAACAAGGCCTTGGGATTAACAAGTGGTCAACTTTTGTTGACCTAAAATATGGCAATCTGGCCCAAAGAAGCAAGCAAAACGTGGTTTCCCATAAGAGCTCTACGTCAACTTTTGAAATAAACAAGAATTTGGCTATAGGCAATATACAGCCACCTCAGAGTACAAACAAAGCATTAAATGGaaacattgcagatagcaaaagGAACATTTCttcaacaaatgaaataaaagTGAAAGGGGAAATTGAACAAGGGGTAATAACTTTGACTGAAACTTTAAATTTTCGTTGCAATGTTAAAGCGGGTGTCCCTGGAAGCGAAAGGCGTGCAAAAATTGCAGAAAAGGTCGCAGGATCGCGTTCTACAGATGAAGTTACAGACACTTTGCCAAGCGAGCTGGGGGGTGAGGCCAGCAAGCAAACTTGCAAGGCAGGGGAAGCCATGGAAGACACACACAAGAAAGCACAATTCGCCACAAGCCTTCTGAAAAATGTCATCTCTAAGAAAATGCAGTTTGAACAGGAGCGCAAAATGGAAAGAGGAGAGATCTCCGAAACCCCCTTTCCGGGATTGTCACCTGGTCTGTCTTGTAAAGAGTTCGAATTCCCGAAAGAAAAGGTAGGTGGCGAATCAAGGGATTTTCAAAGACAAAACTCCAGGTTCTCAGAAGGGAGTTCTGAATTTACAATTGTTTCATTGAATGATATAAAAGATTCTGTGGAAAGCAAACCGTGTGATCTCAAGGACTCGGCTCATAAGGAAGATGTTTTAACTATTACATCAGAAACTAATTTTGAGTCCTCTTTTGAAGCGGGGTTCGATACTAAAAAAGGAGTATCTGATGCAGCCAAGGGTATGTTGCTTCGTAGCCAGAATAGCGCATTTAGATCATGGAGGGACGGTGAGATAGAGTTTCAAAAGGAATATAAAAACGACGATAAAACCCTTGCAGGGAATTCGGCTACCTCCACAGATAAGACGGGACTGCAGCACCAACAGAGCAGCGGGAAATCAACTAAAATGTCCCAACTGTTTGTGCCGAGCATTCAGCTTGTTTCCAATGAGAATAAAatagcaaaaccacagcaaaacATCAAGTATTCAACCAGGGCAGTTCCAGATATGGGAGATGGAAGCAACGTTTTGAGCCCCGACACCTTGTGTGCAGCTGATTCAGCCAGAAGCTCGGTAACTTCTAAGTCACCTGAAATCAAAATAAACCTGCGGAGCGTAAAGGAAAACAAACGCAACCCGTTCAACATTGCTAAGCTGCTAACTCCTAATATAGGTTGCAATGCGGCCAACCTGATAAAGACAGCTGATGACTCAAAATGCCAAGCGCTCTCTGTAGCATTAAAGGGTGAGTCGTCAGAAAAAGTGCCCCATTTCACGGTCAGAGACATAAGGGATAACAAATGCAAACTCCAAACACCGATTCATCAAGTCAGGGACGTGCGCAAGCTGGTTAAAAGCTCGTATCACTTCGTTTCTCTGGACAACAACGACTCCAAAGGCTCTGCTTCTGATCAGAACGCAGAGCAGAAATCTATGCAGCAGGGCCACTTCAGAAAACCGGGTTCACTTTCACCTATAGTAATAAAGTGCCAGTCAGTAAatacaaacagcaacgtgacacCATCAAAACGCAGACCAGCTGAGGGTATTTTGGAGGCAGACAGGGTGTCTACACCTCCTGCAGAGGGTGCCAAAAACGGAACCATACTGGTCCACAGAACAGGCAGAGTTGCCCTGGTTACTGCATCAAAGCAACATAAAAGCGAATCGTCCGAGGCGCCTGCTGGGGTGAAAATTGAAACCAAGTCAACTAACCAGAAACCGGAAAAAATTATCGAACCCACAGAAAAGAAACCAGAATCAAAAATGGCCAATCAGGCAGCCTTGGAAAAACTCAGAGCTGCTGTTAAAACCATGGAACAGTTGTATGTTTTCGACAGAAACGAGTGGAAGCGCAAAACCCAACCACAGCCAATTACTGATAGTCATGTTCTGTCACTCATTGCCAGTGAAGAGGGTCCAGAGGGCAATCAGGAGCAGTGCGCGATAAAAACAACAGCAGAAGAGGAGAATGTGACTGTAAGTCCATCGACAGTAGAAAGATTGGTCAGGAGAAACTCTTATCCAAATGCAGAAAAGTCAAGTCAGCCCGCCGTTGCAGGGTCAATGTTCGATTTTTTGCCGAAGAAAGAAGTCAAAGAGTATCTGAAAACGTTTCACATTCCCCTTAACAGAGAGGACAAAGACGTGTCCAGATCTCTTCCTCAGCAAAGTGGAGCCTTCACCAACAAAAACGTTTCCACTTTTACTAACAACCAGAAAACTTCCTCCAGAGGCAGCAGTATCAATGTCACCAATAAAATGCCTCAGCCATATACTTCTTCACAACCACCTTTCAGCACAAAAAGCATTGTTCCCAAATCTCCTAAAACCCCCATGTCCCTAAAAATATCACAGGCCAAAGCTGCATCTGTCAAAATGGAGAAACATATCAGTGAAGCAGAAAAAACGCAGGCTCATTCAACCTTTACAACAGATTCAGAAAATTACCTTACAATACCAGTTAAACCTCAAACCAGCGAAGCCCAACCTACCACAACCAGTCGAGAGCAAAATGCTGTGTACACCTTTGCAGCCACAGGAGCCAAACCTCAGACCACCAGTCCTTTGAGCTATTTCAACCCAGCTGATTCTAGAAGACAAGAAGACAGCAGCCAGTCCCCCAAAAGATCTTCTGTTGTTATGGAGACACGGTCCCCAGATACCCCTACTGCCACCATCTATCATCACTCCCTGCCAATGGCAATGTCTGGTGCACAGCCTCAGGTGATTTGTTTTTCACCATCTGTGCCGCCACCTATAGACCAGTTCCAGCAGACACAAAGGAAGATGCTGCTGGATCCCACAACTGGACAATATTATCTTGTGGATACCCCCGTCCAACCTGCTACTAAGAGGCTGTTTGACCCTGAAACAGGGCAGTATGTGGATGTCCCTATGCCCCAGCAGCCAATGACCCCAGTGCCATTAGCATTAAGTCCTGGTGCTTATGGTGCCACATATATGCTATACCCAGGTTTTTTGCCCACAACCGCTGGGTTGCCCACCAGGACTTTGCAGACACAGTTGTCATCTCATTCAGAGGCAGATGACATGGATAAAATGAACAGCAAAGAAGTAATACATTTGGGGAAACAAGGAGATGTAGCTTACATGGAAAGCCCCTACTACGTCCCCACTGGGAAATCTGCACAGGCGCCATCTACCAGCCAGCACATAACAAGCGGGGGGTCAAAAGCATTCTCTGACGGAAAACCTGTGATTAGTATTGTGTCACAACAAGGTCCAAGAATAATCGCCCCACCTTCCTTTGATGGAACTACCATGAGTTTTGTTGTG
- the LOC117409271 gene encoding uncharacterized protein C4orf54-like isoform X1, which yields MEALQKTLTYRGDHGPYRKLLPDKAIYNSGKQQDESKYVEIDDLLDMKSEGAKTVKVTFSTGEGSQLAIFKCKNGTSTAGNESPDDREMNANEVKPTTSVRAEQFLTADLSGSSESSEISNNDDEFTDCPETPVQKRGIISGTETKTAPKMSKAKPSLDWDRDEVEYTDIFLNRKNEQEGSPSRQQSDDYASNDNEDETHYISTHEIQLCELDDDIDYDFGQGSSWDFEDDNLVYSFVDYASFDSDETVEGTQIEDSDCVNVKSNQTQSNNTVQRASGAAVSTKHESDLCDTDKSASSDESLSKNQNGSENSAGQIHLSIKTTSRAINEPNNVQERENIGYDAKYERDMSRYVLKSTGAKTEKISDRAKCFIAAPGRLHFGSKLKGKKDINEYSSGASSAVSELDDADKEVRNLTARAFRSLACPYFDTINFSTSSDSSASLSEQGLGINKWSTFVDLKYGNLAQRSKQNVVSHKSSTSTFEINKNLAIGNIQPPQSTNKALNGNIADSKRNISSTNEIKVKGEIEQGVITLTETLNFRCNVKAGVPGSERRAKIAEKVAGSRSTDEVTDTLPSELGGEASKQTCKAGEAMEDTHKKAQFATSLLKNVISKKMQFEQERKMERGEISETPFPGLSPGLSCKEFEFPKEKVGGESRDFQRQNSRFSEGSSEFTIVSLNDIKDSVESKPCDLKDSAHKEDVLTITSETNFESSFEAGFDTKKGVSDAAKGMLLRSQNSAFRSWRDGEIEFQKEYKNDDKTLAGNSATSTDKTGLQHQQSSGKSTKMSQLFVPSIQLVSNENKIAKPQQNIKYSTRAVPDMGDGSNVLSPDTLCAADSARSSVTSKSPEIKINLRSVKENKRNPFNIAKLLTPNIGCNAANLIKTADDSKCQALSVALKGESSEKVPHFTVRDIRDNKCKLQTPIHQVRDVRKLVKSSYHFVSLDNNDSKGSASDQNAEQKSMQQGHFRKPGSLSPIVIKCQSVNTNSNVTPSKRRPAEGILEADRVSTPPAEGAKNGTILVHRTGRVALVTASKQHKSESSEAPAGVKIETKSTNQKPEKIIEPTEKKPESKMANQAALEKLRAAVKTMEQLYVFDRNEWKRKTQPQPITDSHVLSLIASEEGPEGNQEQCAIKTTAEEENVTVSPSTVERLVRRNSYPNAEKSSQPAVAGSMFDFLPKKEVKEYLKTFHIPLNREDKDVSRSLPQQSGAFTNKNVSTFTNNQKTSSRGSSINVTNKMPQPYTSSQPPFSTKSIVPKSPKTPMSLKISQAKAASVKMEKHISEAEKTQAHSTFTTDSENYLTIPVKPQTSEAQPTTTSREQNAVYTFAATGAKPQTTSPLSYFNPADSRRQEDSSQSPKRSSVVMETRSPDTPTATIYHHSLPMAMSGAQPQVICFSPSVPPPIDQFQQTQRKMLLDPTTGQYYLVDTPVQPATKRLFDPETGQYVDVPMPQQPMTPVPLALSPGAYGATYMLYPGFLPTTAGLPTRTLQTQLSSHSEADDMDKMNSKEVIHLGKQGDVAYMESPYYVPTGKSAQAPSTSQHITSGGSKAFSDGKPVISIVSQQGPRIIAPPSFDGTTMSFVVEHRSKL from the coding sequence ATGGAAGCGCTTCAGAAAACTTTGACTTACCGGGGCGACCATGGTCCTTACAGAAAGCTACTTCCAGACAAGGCTATCTATAATTCAGGTAAACAGCAGGACGAATCAAAATACGTGGAGATAGATGATCTTCTTGATATGAAATCGGAAGGCGCAAAAACTGTCAAAGTTACTTTTAGTACTGGCGAAGGCAGCCAGCTGgcaatatttaaatgtaaaaacggCACATCCACTGCTGGAAATGAAAGCCCTGACGACCGAGAAATGAATGCAAATGAAGTTAAACCCACAACGAGCGTCAGAGCAGAACAGTTTCTCACTGCCGATCTCTCTGGCTCTTCTGAATCCTCTGAAATCTCCAACAACGATGATGAATTTACAGACTGCCCTGAAACGCCGGTTCAGAAGCGGGGCATCATCTCTGGAACTGAAACAAAAACTGCACCTAAAATGTCTAAGGCAAAACCCTCACTGGATTGGGACAGAGATGAAGTGGAATACACGGATATCTTTTTGAACAGAAAGAATGAGCAAGAAGGAAGCCCTAGCCGCCAGCAATCGGACGATTACGCATCAAACGACAATGAGGATGAGACCCACTATATTTCAACTCACGAAATACAGCTGTGTGAGTTAGATGATGATATTGATTATGACTTTGGGCAGGGGTCCTCTTGGGATTTTGAGGACGACAACTTGGTCTATTCCTTTGTGGATTATGCCTCTTTTGACAGTGATGAAACTGTGGAAGGGACACAGATAGAGGATAGTGATTGTGTAAATGTGAAAAGCAATCAGACTCAATCTAATAATACAGTTCAGCGCGCTAGCGGAGCAGCAGTCAGCACTAAGCATGAAAGCGATCTATGTGACACGGACAAATCCGCTAGCTCAGATGAAAGCCTGTCAAAGAACCAAAACGGCAGTGAGAATTCTGCAGGCCAGATTCACCTGTCAATCAAAACCACTTCCAGGGCTATAAATGAGCCTAACAACGTCCAAGAAAGGGAAAATATTGGTTATGATGCCAAGTATGAGAGAGACATGAGCCGCTATGTCTTAAAAAGCACTGGTGCTAAAACAGAGAAAATCAGTGATCGTGCGAAATGTTTTATTGCAGCTCCAGGACGTTTGCACTTTGGAAGTAAATTAAAAGGTAAAAAAGATATAAATGAATACTCCAGTGGCGCATCCAGTGCTGTGAGTGAGCTGGATGATGCTGACAAGGAAGTGCGTAATTTAACTGCCAGAGCATTCAGAAGTTTAGCTTGCCCTTATTTTGACACAATTAATTTTAGCACTTCCAGCGACTCTTCAGCATCTTTATCAGAACAAGGCCTTGGGATTAACAAGTGGTCAACTTTTGTTGACCTAAAATATGGCAATCTGGCCCAAAGAAGCAAGCAAAACGTGGTTTCCCATAAGAGCTCTACGTCAACTTTTGAAATAAACAAGAATTTGGCTATAGGCAATATACAGCCACCTCAGAGTACAAACAAAGCATTAAATGGaaacattgcagatagcaaaagGAACATTTCttcaacaaatgaaataaaagTGAAAGGGGAAATTGAACAAGGGGTAATAACTTTGACTGAAACTTTAAATTTTCGTTGCAATGTTAAAGCGGGTGTCCCTGGAAGCGAAAGGCGTGCAAAAATTGCAGAAAAGGTCGCAGGATCGCGTTCTACAGATGAAGTTACAGACACTTTGCCAAGCGAGCTGGGGGGTGAGGCCAGCAAGCAAACTTGCAAGGCAGGGGAAGCCATGGAAGACACACACAAGAAAGCACAATTCGCCACAAGCCTTCTGAAAAATGTCATCTCTAAGAAAATGCAGTTTGAACAGGAGCGCAAAATGGAAAGAGGAGAGATCTCCGAAACCCCCTTTCCGGGATTGTCACCTGGTCTGTCTTGTAAAGAGTTCGAATTCCCGAAAGAAAAGGTAGGTGGCGAATCAAGGGATTTTCAAAGACAAAACTCCAGGTTCTCAGAAGGGAGTTCTGAATTTACAATTGTTTCATTGAATGATATAAAAGATTCTGTGGAAAGCAAACCGTGTGATCTCAAGGACTCGGCTCATAAGGAAGATGTTTTAACTATTACATCAGAAACTAATTTTGAGTCCTCTTTTGAAGCGGGGTTCGATACTAAAAAAGGAGTATCTGATGCAGCCAAGGGTATGTTGCTTCGTAGCCAGAATAGCGCATTTAGATCATGGAGGGACGGTGAGATAGAGTTTCAAAAGGAATATAAAAACGACGATAAAACCCTTGCAGGGAATTCGGCTACCTCCACAGATAAGACGGGACTGCAGCACCAACAGAGCAGCGGGAAATCAACTAAAATGTCCCAACTGTTTGTGCCGAGCATTCAGCTTGTTTCCAATGAGAATAAAatagcaaaaccacagcaaaacATCAAGTATTCAACCAGGGCAGTTCCAGATATGGGAGATGGAAGCAACGTTTTGAGCCCCGACACCTTGTGTGCAGCTGATTCAGCCAGAAGCTCGGTAACTTCTAAGTCACCTGAAATCAAAATAAACCTGCGGAGCGTAAAGGAAAACAAACGCAACCCGTTCAACATTGCTAAGCTGCTAACTCCTAATATAGGTTGCAATGCGGCCAACCTGATAAAGACAGCTGATGACTCAAAATGCCAAGCGCTCTCTGTAGCATTAAAGGGTGAGTCGTCAGAAAAAGTGCCCCATTTCACGGTCAGAGACATAAGGGATAACAAATGCAAACTCCAAACACCGATTCATCAAGTCAGGGACGTGCGCAAGCTGGTTAAAAGCTCGTATCACTTCGTTTCTCTGGACAACAACGACTCCAAAGGCTCTGCTTCTGATCAGAACGCAGAGCAGAAATCTATGCAGCAGGGCCACTTCAGAAAACCGGGTTCACTTTCACCTATAGTAATAAAGTGCCAGTCAGTAAatacaaacagcaacgtgacacCATCAAAACGCAGACCAGCTGAGGGTATTTTGGAGGCAGACAGGGTGTCTACACCTCCTGCAGAGGGTGCCAAAAACGGAACCATACTGGTCCACAGAACAGGCAGAGTTGCCCTGGTTACTGCATCAAAGCAACATAAAAGCGAATCGTCCGAGGCGCCTGCTGGGGTGAAAATTGAAACCAAGTCAACTAACCAGAAACCGGAAAAAATTATCGAACCCACAGAAAAGAAACCAGAATCAAAAATGGCCAATCAGGCAGCCTTGGAAAAACTCAGAGCTGCTGTTAAAACCATGGAACAGTTGTATGTTTTCGACAGAAACGAGTGGAAGCGCAAAACCCAACCACAGCCAATTACTGATAGTCATGTTCTGTCACTCATTGCCAGTGAAGAGGGTCCAGAGGGCAATCAGGAGCAGTGCGCGATAAAAACAACAGCAGAAGAGGAGAATGTGACTGTAAGTCCATCGACAGTAGAAAGATTGGTCAGGAGAAACTCTTATCCAAATGCAGAAAAGTCAAGTCAGCCCGCCGTTGCAGGGTCAATGTTCGATTTTTTGCCGAAGAAAGAAGTCAAAGAGTATCTGAAAACGTTTCACATTCCCCTTAACAGAGAGGACAAAGACGTGTCCAGATCTCTTCCTCAGCAAAGTGGAGCCTTCACCAACAAAAACGTTTCCACTTTTACTAACAACCAGAAAACTTCCTCCAGAGGCAGCAGTATCAATGTCACCAATAAAATGCCTCAGCCATATACTTCTTCACAACCACCTTTCAGCACAAAAAGCATTGTTCCCAAATCTCCTAAAACCCCCATGTCCCTAAAAATATCACAGGCCAAAGCTGCATCTGTCAAAATGGAGAAACATATCAGTGAAGCAGAAAAAACGCAGGCTCATTCAACCTTTACAACAGATTCAGAAAATTACCTTACAATACCAGTTAAACCTCAAACCAGCGAAGCCCAACCTACCACAACCAGTCGAGAGCAAAATGCTGTGTACACCTTTGCAGCCACAGGAGCCAAACCTCAGACCACCAGTCCTTTGAGCTATTTCAACCCAGCTGATTCTAGAAGACAAGAAGACAGCAGCCAGTCCCCCAAAAGATCTTCTGTTGTTATGGAGACACGGTCCCCAGATACCCCTACTGCCACCATCTATCATCACTCCCTGCCAATGGCAATGTCTGGTGCACAGCCTCAGGTGATTTGTTTTTCACCATCTGTGCCGCCACCTATAGACCAGTTCCAGCAGACACAAAGGAAGATGCTGCTGGATCCCACAACTGGACAATATTATCTTGTGGATACCCCCGTCCAACCTGCTACTAAGAGGCTGTTTGACCCTGAAACAGGGCAGTATGTGGATGTCCCTATGCCCCAGCAGCCAATGACCCCAGTGCCATTAGCATTAAGTCCTGGTGCTTATGGTGCCACATATATGCTATACCCAGGTTTTTTGCCCACAACCGCTGGGTTGCCCACCAGGACTTTGCAGACACAGTTGTCATCTCATTCAGAGGCAGATGACATGGATAAAATGAACAGCAAAGAAGTAATACATTTGGGGAAACAAGGAGATGTAGCTTACATGGAAAGCCCCTACTACGTCCCCACTGGGAAATCTGCACAGGCGCCATCTACCAGCCAGCACATAACAAGCGGGGGGTCAAAAGCATTCTCTGACGGAAAACCTGTGATTAGTATTGTGTCACAACAAGGTCCAAGAATAATCGCCCCACCTTCCTTTGATGGAACTACCATGAGTTTTGTTGTG